A portion of the Sulfurospirillum diekertiae genome contains these proteins:
- the gmk gene encoding guanylate kinase, whose product MVKGNLLVISGPSGSGKSSLMKEVINEISDSYFSISSTTRAIREGEIDGINYHFISKEDFEKDIDAGFFLEWAKVHDNYYGTSLKPILKELHEGKLVICDIDVQGHKIAREKFGNLITSVFITTPDQKSLKERLIYRGTDSQEIIEKRLANAVSEMTRIREYDYVLINDDFKIALHDMLAIAYASRKKMELMDLGEFISSWANID is encoded by the coding sequence ATGGTAAAAGGTAATCTTTTAGTCATTTCCGGTCCAAGTGGTTCTGGAAAAAGCTCATTGATGAAAGAAGTCATCAATGAAATATCAGATTCTTATTTCTCAATCTCAAGTACAACACGGGCTATTCGAGAAGGAGAAATTGATGGAATTAATTACCATTTTATTTCAAAAGAAGATTTTGAAAAAGACATTGATGCTGGCTTTTTTTTAGAATGGGCAAAAGTACACGATAATTATTATGGTACGTCACTCAAACCTATTTTAAAAGAGCTTCATGAAGGGAAGTTAGTAATTTGCGATATTGACGTGCAAGGACATAAAATTGCGCGGGAAAAATTTGGTAATTTAATCACTTCTGTTTTTATCACAACGCCAGATCAAAAAAGCCTAAAAGAGCGATTGATTTATCGTGGAACAGATAGCCAAGAGATTATTGAAAAACGTTTAGCGAATGCAGTTTCAGAAATGACGCGTATCCGAGAGTATGATTATGTTTTAATTAATGACGATTTTAAAATAGCGTTACATGACATGTTGGCAATTGCTTATGCTTCACGTAAAAAAATGGAATTGATGGATTTAGGTGAGTTTATTAGCTCATGGGCAAATATCGATTAA
- the tatA gene encoding twin-arginine translocase TatA/TatE family subunit, with translation MGSFSISHWLVILAVVVLLFGAKKIPELAKGVGQGIKDFKKAIKEDEEAKTTVDKVEVKPEAGATPTATTTAAPADEKKVCIRLSIEKIGYSCY, from the coding sequence ATGGGTTCATTTAGTATTTCACATTGGTTAGTGATTTTGGCAGTCGTTGTTTTATTATTTGGTGCTAAGAAAATACCAGAGCTAGCTAAAGGTGTAGGTCAAGGTATCAAGGATTTTAAGAAAGCCATTAAAGAAGATGAAGAAGCTAAAACGACCGTTGATAAAGTGGAAGTAAAACCAGAAGCTGGTGCTACTCCAACGGCTACAACAACAGCCGCACCAGCAGATGAAAAAAAAGTCTGTATAAGGTTATCTATTGAAAAAATCGGTTATTCGTGCTATTAA
- the argS gene encoding arginine--tRNA ligase produces the protein MKKSVIRAIKETLQREFVLEKPTNLSFGHYATPIAFSLAKELKKSPIAIAEEICKKFTIGEIFQEVTPIKGYINFKLSESFLDQYATWAIQNEALFGSDEQNESILLEYVSANPTGPLHIGHARGAVIGDALARIGKHLGYKITTEYYVNDAGNQVDLLGLSLYLSGREHILGFPVEWPEEFYRGEYIIDLAHVASAELGNAIFEDESNIPLLSIWGKDKMLELIKSNLADVGIEFEQFVSEKSLYNKWDESFAKLQKSDKTYTEGGKVWIRSTELGDEKDRVVVREDGRPTYLAGDIIYHDNKFQRGYDSYINIWGADHHGYITRVKAAIHFLGYDEQKLEVILAQMVSLLKGGEPYKMSKRAGNFILMSDVVSEVGSDALRFVFLSKKSDTHLEFDVDVFKQEDSNNPIFYINYAHARINQIFAKAGKTLADVQNVKLENLSEEAQNLLFSALLLPEVLEDTFSSRQVQKLTEYLKSLAAALHKFYNENRVVGSEDEEKFLKLFAVVGLSLRVGLKLIGINAKDKM, from the coding sequence TTGAAAAAATCGGTTATTCGTGCTATTAAAGAGACATTGCAAAGAGAGTTTGTTTTAGAAAAACCTACCAATCTTTCTTTTGGTCATTATGCAACTCCCATCGCTTTTTCTCTTGCTAAAGAGTTAAAAAAATCGCCTATTGCTATTGCTGAAGAGATTTGTAAAAAGTTTACCATTGGAGAAATTTTTCAAGAAGTTACTCCGATTAAAGGTTATATCAATTTTAAACTCAGTGAGAGTTTCTTAGACCAATATGCGACATGGGCCATTCAAAATGAGGCACTTTTTGGATCTGATGAGCAAAATGAATCTATTTTATTAGAATATGTGAGTGCAAATCCTACGGGACCTTTACATATTGGTCATGCAAGAGGTGCTGTTATTGGTGATGCACTGGCTCGTATTGGAAAGCACTTAGGGTATAAAATTACCACAGAATACTATGTCAATGATGCAGGTAATCAGGTTGATCTTTTAGGTCTTTCTCTTTATCTCTCCGGACGCGAGCATATTCTAGGTTTTCCAGTAGAGTGGCCAGAAGAGTTTTATCGAGGTGAATATATTATTGACCTCGCCCACGTTGCTTCTGCGGAATTGGGGAATGCTATTTTTGAAGATGAGTCCAATATTCCATTGCTTTCTATTTGGGGTAAAGATAAGATGCTAGAACTTATCAAGTCCAATCTTGCCGATGTTGGTATTGAATTTGAACAATTCGTCAGTGAAAAGTCGCTTTATAACAAGTGGGACGAAAGCTTTGCAAAACTTCAAAAAAGTGATAAAACCTATACTGAAGGTGGTAAAGTTTGGATTCGCTCTACTGAACTTGGAGATGAAAAAGATCGTGTAGTTGTCAGAGAAGATGGCAGACCAACCTATTTAGCGGGTGACATTATTTACCATGACAATAAGTTTCAACGAGGGTATGATAGCTATATCAATATCTGGGGTGCTGATCACCATGGGTATATTACCCGCGTGAAAGCTGCTATTCATTTTTTAGGCTATGATGAGCAAAAACTTGAAGTAATTTTAGCACAAATGGTTTCGCTTTTAAAAGGCGGTGAACCGTATAAAATGAGCAAACGTGCAGGTAATTTTATCTTGATGAGCGATGTTGTGAGTGAAGTGGGAAGTGATGCTTTACGTTTTGTATTCCTCAGCAAAAAGTCAGATACTCATCTTGAATTTGATGTGGACGTCTTTAAACAAGAGGACAGCAATAACCCAATTTTTTACATCAATTATGCGCATGCGAGGATTAATCAGATTTTTGCAAAAGCTGGTAAAACACTTGCCGACGTGCAAAATGTTAAGCTTGAAAATTTAAGTGAAGAGGCTCAAAACCTTCTCTTTAGTGCACTGTTATTGCCAGAAGTTCTTGAAGATACCTTTAGTTCTCGCCAAGTACAAAAGCTGACAGAATATCTTAAGTCGCTTGCTGCTGCTTTACATAAATTTTACAATGAAAATCGTGTTGTAGGTAGTGAAGATGAAGAAAAATTTCTCAAACTCTTTGCTGTTGTAGGACTATCACTGCGTGTTGGGCTCAAACTTATAGGTATTAATGCGAAAGATAAAATGTAA